CAGCAAATGGCTCATAGGGCAATTGCTTTGTCAATGGTGACAATCATTGCTCTGGTGGGACAGGTCTTGACGCACAGCTCGCAGGCGCTGCACTTTTCCGGATCGAAAAGCACCTCCATGCTCGGACGCTCAAGATACAGGGCTCCCGTGGGACAGACGGCTGTACAGGCTCCGCACTGGAAGCATCTGTCGAGGTCTCTTTGGA
Above is a genomic segment from Deltaproteobacteria bacterium containing:
- a CDS encoding 4Fe-4S dicluster domain-containing protein encodes the protein PIVCNLVRNYDLTFNILKATVYPHREGLVVMELQGQSREDYDRGIRYLKRRGVKVDAVAQDIQRDLDRCFQCGACTAVCPTGALYLERPSMEVLFDPEKCSACELCVKTCPTRAMIVTIDKAIAL